One Eurosta solidaginis isolate ZX-2024a chromosome 5, ASM4086904v1, whole genome shotgun sequence DNA segment encodes these proteins:
- the LOC137253744 gene encoding uncharacterized protein isoform X1: MNSNVQNWLENQPPHSPGSNSNSAKVTNVTDMVKNSKSGQSLLSLYQMKNKLDMDDRKRLLNIIVGNFFDSNSRKYIIRRPYHMNKLAEEIVEIFPTENKEIYYISCKAGRRTNASGILYNRFNNLNRKRLKLERTTSGEENASDKETLCSTNYISLKNKMKFMSGDESDAINLWRYVSLRVIDIRHLKDLKSILEEWPFYTQATGPKLLDFDFQKIYPEKTFHLINNWIDVRSQLCELYKDLLRDKHYGDLFGLVSKECVNENSKDCILIMLLNAVLKPTSRYVAEIDGKRVTLKTTIRDAMDSCIIHITNISDLEFT; the protein is encoded by the exons ATGAACTCAAATGTACAAAATTGGCTTGAAAATCAGCCTCCTCACTCACCAGGTAGCAATTCCAATTCAGCAAAAGTTACG AATGTAACTGACATGGTGAAAAACTCAAAAAGCGGCCAATCTCTACTAAGCTTGTATCAAATGAAGAACAAGTTGGATATGGATGATAGAAAAAGATTGCTTAACATTATTGTGGGAAACTTCTTCGATTCTAATTCACGAAAGTACATAATACGGCGTCCGTATCATATGAATAAATTGGCTGAAGAAATTGTAGAAATTTTTCCGACAGAAAATAAGGAAATATATTACATATCTTGCAAGGCCGGACGGAGAACCAATGCATCTGGTATTTTATACAATCGCTTCAATAACTTAAATCGCAAGCGCTTAAAACTTGAAAGGACCACGTCAGGGGAAGAGAATGCATCTGATAAGGAAACACTCTGCTCCACTAATTACATTTCACTTAAGAATAAAATGAAGTTTATGAGTGGTGACGAAAGCGATGCAATCAATTTATGGAGATATGTCTCGCTCCGTGTTATTGATATACGTCACTTAAAAGACTTGAAATCTATCCTGGAAGAGTGGCCATTCTACACGCAAGCTACAGGGCCAAAATTA ctcgatttcgattttcaaaaaatatacccAGAAAAAACGtttcatttaataaataattGGATAGATGTGCGGAGCCAACTTTGCGAACTTTATAAAGATTTGTTGAGGGATAAACATTATGGAGATCTTTTTGGGTTAGTAAGCAAAGAATGCGTTAACGAGA attccAAAGATTGCATTTTGATTATGCTGCTAAATGCTGTATTGAAACCCACATCACGATACGTAGCAGAAATTGATGGAAAGCGCGTTACTCTTAAAACTACTATTCGAGATGCTATGGACAGTTGTATTATACATATTACCAATATAAGTGATCTGGAATTTACGTAA
- the LOC137253744 gene encoding uncharacterized protein isoform X2, with protein sequence MYKIGLKISLLTHQNVTDMVKNSKSGQSLLSLYQMKNKLDMDDRKRLLNIIVGNFFDSNSRKYIIRRPYHMNKLAEEIVEIFPTENKEIYYISCKAGRRTNASGILYNRFNNLNRKRLKLERTTSGEENASDKETLCSTNYISLKNKMKFMSGDESDAINLWRYVSLRVIDIRHLKDLKSILEEWPFYTQATGPKLLDFDFQKIYPEKTFHLINNWIDVRSQLCELYKDLLRDKHYGDLFGLVSKECVNENSKDCILIMLLNAVLKPTSRYVAEIDGKRVTLKTTIRDAMDSCIIHITNISDLEFT encoded by the exons ATGTACAAAATTGGCTTGAAAATCAGCCTCCTCACTCACCAG AATGTAACTGACATGGTGAAAAACTCAAAAAGCGGCCAATCTCTACTAAGCTTGTATCAAATGAAGAACAAGTTGGATATGGATGATAGAAAAAGATTGCTTAACATTATTGTGGGAAACTTCTTCGATTCTAATTCACGAAAGTACATAATACGGCGTCCGTATCATATGAATAAATTGGCTGAAGAAATTGTAGAAATTTTTCCGACAGAAAATAAGGAAATATATTACATATCTTGCAAGGCCGGACGGAGAACCAATGCATCTGGTATTTTATACAATCGCTTCAATAACTTAAATCGCAAGCGCTTAAAACTTGAAAGGACCACGTCAGGGGAAGAGAATGCATCTGATAAGGAAACACTCTGCTCCACTAATTACATTTCACTTAAGAATAAAATGAAGTTTATGAGTGGTGACGAAAGCGATGCAATCAATTTATGGAGATATGTCTCGCTCCGTGTTATTGATATACGTCACTTAAAAGACTTGAAATCTATCCTGGAAGAGTGGCCATTCTACACGCAAGCTACAGGGCCAAAATTA ctcgatttcgattttcaaaaaatatacccAGAAAAAACGtttcatttaataaataattGGATAGATGTGCGGAGCCAACTTTGCGAACTTTATAAAGATTTGTTGAGGGATAAACATTATGGAGATCTTTTTGGGTTAGTAAGCAAAGAATGCGTTAACGAGA attccAAAGATTGCATTTTGATTATGCTGCTAAATGCTGTATTGAAACCCACATCACGATACGTAGCAGAAATTGATGGAAAGCGCGTTACTCTTAAAACTACTATTCGAGATGCTATGGACAGTTGTATTATACATATTACCAATATAAGTGATCTGGAATTTACGTAA